The sequence TTTCCTCAAAAAGAAAGGATCAGGGGAATGCTATATAAAATTAAGACACCAAAACACCTTAAAAAAATTATACAATGAAAAAAAAATCCATCCTTACCGCACTGATGGCCATGGCGCTTCAGTCTGGTGCTTTTCTTCATGCACAACAGCTTAATCCTAAAGGAATATGCTATGTGGAAGTGAACAACAATAACCTCCTGAATGCAGGAGCATATAAACTGCAAACATCGAATAGTTACCTGTTCAATGTGGTCAATATTTTTGCGGCCAATATTAATTATGATACCAGCCGTGGAAGAGCCTATCTGTACTCTAATAATAATGTGACGAAGGTTCTTACCAATGCAGATACCTACATAAAGCCATTGCAGCAGAAAGGAATGAAAGTGGTCCTTACCATTCTGGGAAATCACCAGGGAGCAGGAATATGTAATTTTCCTACCCGTGAGGCAGCAAAAGACTTTGCATTACAATTAGCCAATACAGTAAATACTTATGGTCTGGATGGGATTGATTTTGATGATGAATATTCAGACTATGGAAATAATGGGACCGGGCAGCCTAATGACAGTTCCTTCGTAATGCTTGTTCAGGAACTAAGAGCATTACTTCCGGATAAGATCATTTCATTCTATTATTATGGAGATGCTGCTTCAAGACTTTCCTGGAACGGAGCCCGAGTAGGAGATAATATCAATTACAGCTGGAATGCGATGTACGGAACATTCTCCGCACCTAATGTTCCGCCTCTTACCAAAGCACAGATTTCTCCGGCAGCAGTATGGCTTGGGAATACTTCCAATTCTACTACCACCAGTCTGGCTACCCAAACAAAAAACGGGGGGTATGGATTATATCTTTGGTATGATCTTAAAGGAACCAATCAAACGTCACAACTTTCAGCAGGTACCCAGACATTATATGGTGAACCAACGGTTTTAAGCGGGACTTTACAATCATGGACCCAAGGAACCAATTGTGATGCTCCTATCGGATTATACACCAGCAATCTTACCGGAACAAGTGCGAAATTAAACTGGTCTACGGTAGGAACCAATACTTATGATATTGACTATAAACCAGCCTCGTCAACAACATGGACGAGTGCAGCTACAGCGGTTAACTCTAGTTCAATCACAGTTTCAGGACTAGCCGCTAATACCGAATACGATTGGAGAATCAGAACAAACTGTAGCGTAAAAAGTACATATATGTTTGCTCCAAGATTCAATAGCGGATCTGGAACAACGGCACCTACAGGTTCTTATGCTCTGTCTTTGGATGGAAGCACTGAATCCGGAGCAGCCGGAAATATGAACTTAAATGGTTCCACATTATCTTTCGAAGGCTGGATCAAACCTTCATCTTTTAAATCAGCATCCCCATACATCTCATCAATCATGGGAACGGAGGTAAGTGATAGCAATTCAGCGTTCTTGCGATTAGGAGATGCCAGCCTTGCCAATAATAAGCTTCAGTTTGTAATAAGTGTCAATAATGTACAGCAAAAACTAGCTTCTGCTACTGCTTTAAATGCCAATACATGGTATCATGTGGCAGCAACCTATGATGGAAGTACGATGAAACTTTATATCAATGGTGCTTTGGATGCAAGTAAAGCACAAACCGGAAATGTAAGTTCCAACGGAGCTTTCAATGTAGGATATTTATATAACACTTCCAGAAACTTCAACGGTAAAATAGATGAGGTCAGAGTTTGGAAACGTGCATTGAGCCAGACGGAAATCAGTCAGAATATGTGTAATGTATCTGTTCCTGCTTCTTCCCTTGCAGCCTACTGGAAGTTTAATGAAGGGAGTGGTTCTACCGTTCAGGATAGTTCAGGGAATGGTGTGACTCTAAGCTTGACAGGGGTAGATGCTTCCAACTGGGCAACTGATCTTCCATGTACGACAGGGACTTCAAAATTATCAAGTAATACAATAGTTCAAAGAGGGATCGGTTCAGGAGAAATCAAAAGTAGGAATCAGATAAAGTTGTATCCGAATCCTGTAAGCAAAGCTTCTTCATTTACGGTTTCAGTTCCTGATGAATACAACAAAGGAAAATTGACAATCTATGATTTTAACGGAAGAGTTGTAGGTACAAAATCTCTCAATGCCGGAGATAATCATTATGAATCCTCAGGACTTTCAACAGGAAATTACATCCTTCAGTTTGAATCTCAGAATGGAGGTAAAAAGCAGACCGAAAAATTAATAGTAAAATAATAAAATCAGTCATTGGGTCTCAGGCCCAATGGCTTTTTCTCATTTTAATAAAATTAATAGACTATGAAAAAAAAATCCTTTCTTATTCCCCTGATGGCCCTGATGCTTCAAGCCGGGTCTCAACTCAAAGCCCAACAGCTCAATCCCTTGGGAGTATGTTATGTGGAGGTAAATAACAATAACATGCTGAATGCAGGTTCTTATACTCTACAAACCACCAACAGGCAGCTTTTTGATGTTGCTATTATCTTCGCTGCCAATATCAACTATGATGTTTCTAAAAGCAGAGCGTATATCTCAAATAATAATAACGTTACCAAAGTATTAAATGATGTAAATACCTATGTAAAACCTTTACAACAAAAAGGAATTAAGGTATTGCTGGACCTTTTAGGAAATCATCAGGGAGCTGGGATCTCCAATTTTCCTAATCGTGAAGCCGCCAAAGACTTTGCTTTACAGGTAGCCCATACAGTATATACTTATGGTTTAGATGGGGTGGATCTGGATGATGAATACGCAGGATATGGAAATAATGGGACAGGACAGCCTAATAACAGTTCTTTTGTAATGTTGCTGCAGGAGCTTAAAGCTGCTATGCCTGATAAGCTGATTACATTCTATTATTATGGACCTGCAACTTCAAGACAAACTTATAATGGGGATTTAGCAGGAAATTATATCAACTATAGCTGGAACGCGATGTATGGAACTTATGTTGCTCCAAATGTTCCTCCTCTTGATAAATCAAAACTCTCTCCTGCGGCAATTTGGATACAAAATTCAAATCCACAGTCTACTTCAGCATCTACACTGGCATCTTTAGCTACCAGTACTAAAAATGACGGATATGGTGTATTTATGTGGTACGATTTAGGAGGAACCAATATGGCAAATTACCTAAGTACCGGTTCCAATATTCTTTATAATGAAGATACTCAATTAAGCGGACAATTGTATTCATGGAGCCAGGGCCAAACCTGTGATCCGCCATTAGGGTTGGATGTAAGTAATGTAACAGGAACTTCAGCTAAATTAAACTGGACTTCTAATGCTTCTCAAACCTATAATATTGATTATAAACCCGCCAATTCAACAACCTGGATCAATGTAGCAAGCAATTATTCAGGAGGTAATGTAGTCATCAATAATCTGACTATGAACACAGATTATGATTGGAGAATACAATCAAACTGCTCCCCAACACTAACCAGTACCTACCTTTTTGCTCCAAGATTCAATTCCGGAAACGGATGTGCAACACCTTCGGGAGTAGTGTCAGGAAGCTATCTTGGAAATTCTGCTCAATTGTCATGGGATGCCGGAACAGCATCTTCTTATACATTACAGTACAAAACAACAGCAGCCACGTCATGGTCTGAAGTTCAGAATATATCAACCAATACTTATTCACTGCAAAATCTTACTCCTAATACAAATTATGTATGGAAAGTACAGGCAGCATGTAATGGAGGAACAACAAGTACTTATTCAGGAGAAGGATCTTTCAATAGTGGCTTTGCACCTGTGGTAAGTCCTGGTCCAAGATCACTTTCCTTTAACGGAAGCACAAATTACCTGAATGCCGGACAATTTAATTTAAGTGGAAATGCAGTAACGATTGAAGGATGGGTAAAAGTAAATGCTTTTAAAACAGCTTTCCCTAATATTTCATCAGTGCTTGGCATTGAAGTGGGAGATAATAATTCTGCAATGCTTAGATTTGGAGACGGCAACCTGGCGAATAATAAACTTCAGTTTATATTGAGCTTTGGTTCCTCACAGACGAAAATCAATACCAATACAGCATTTAATACCAATACATGGTATCATGTGGCAGCAACGTATGATGGAACAGCGATGAAATTGTATGTCAACGGTAATCTTGATGCAACTACACCTGTTACAGGTAACTTTACCGCCAATGGTATTCTTTATTTAGCAAGAAATTATGATAATTCCCGTGCGCTTAATGGTGCTTTGGATGAATTCAGAGTGTGGAAGAGAGCATTAACAGCTCAGGAAATTATGAATAACAGCTGTAACGTGGCAGCGAACTCACAAGGCCTGGAGGCCAACTGGAAAATGGATGAAGGAAGTGGAGCTGGAGCTTTGGATGCTACTGCAAATACTCACTTTGCCACATTGGTGAATATGAGTGATACCAATTGGAAAACAGAGGTTCCCTGCAACGCTTCATTGTCTGTACGAGATCTTGAATCTGTAAAAGAAAACAATACCGTTTATCCGAATCCCGTTAAAAGAGGAAGTGATATTCATTTTACAGGTACCGATAGCTCCGGCGAAGTTTCATTCTATGATATTTCAGGGAAATTATTGAAGAAGCAGGAAATTAATCAAAATAATAATACAGTGAATACACAGGATTTAACCAGTGGTACTTATATTTACAAGATTACATCCTCAAAAAATAAAGTGGTATCATCAGGTAAAATCATCGTAAAATAAAAATCAGTTGATGAAGATTTTATCTGGAAAATAAAAAAGACTGTAAAGCAGGCAGACAAGCAGTATCTTGTTTGTCTGTTTTTTAAGTCAATAGAACAGCTTGAATTTAAAATAAAAAATGATGCAGAATATATTAGGAATCGATATTGGCGGCTCACATATTACATTGGCACAGGTAGATGCTGAAAAAAGAGAAATTATCACTTCAACGTATGTAAGAGAGCACGTTAATTCTTTTGATAATAAAGAAACCATTTTCTCAGCTTGGACTTCAGCTATTGAGAAAGCAGCCGATGATCTGGTGAAAGAAGATCTTTTGATTGGAATTGCTATGCCGGGTCCTTTCGACTATGAAAACGGAATCTCTCTAATGCAGCAAGGGAAATTTATTGATATATACCAGGTCAATATAAAAGAAGAACTGGCGAATAGATTATCCATTTCTTCAAAGCAGATTCATTTTGTAAATGATGCTGCTGCCTTTATGGAAGGAGAAGTATTTGGAGGCTGTGTTCAGGGTTTTAAAAGAGTTTTTGGAGTAACACTGGGTACAGGATTAGGAACCACATTTTACAACGGAGAATTTGCGACCGATGAAGACTTATGGGATTCACCATTTAAAGACTCAATAGGTGAAGATTACCTAGCTACACGCTGGTTTGTAAATAGGTATGAGAAACTTACCGGAGAGAAAATTTCAGGAACTAAAGATCTTTTGGATAAACCTTTAGAAATACAGCAAAAGATGTTTGATGAATATGCAGATTCTTTCTCCGATTTTATTGTAAAATATGTAGATCATTACAAACCGGAAGTTTTAGTTATAGGAGGAAATATCGCAAAAGCGTATCCTCATTTTGAGCAAAGATTTATTCAGAATCTAATAAAGAATAATATTAACTTGCAGGTTAAAATTTCGGCCATATTTGAAGATGCGGCCATTCTGGGAGCGGCCAGCTATGCATTAAAAAAGCTTATATAAATT is a genomic window of Chryseobacterium nakagawai containing:
- a CDS encoding endo-beta-N-acetylglucosaminidase H; this encodes MKKKSFLIPLMALMLQAGSQLKAQQLNPLGVCYVEVNNNNMLNAGSYTLQTTNRQLFDVAIIFAANINYDVSKSRAYISNNNNVTKVLNDVNTYVKPLQQKGIKVLLDLLGNHQGAGISNFPNREAAKDFALQVAHTVYTYGLDGVDLDDEYAGYGNNGTGQPNNSSFVMLLQELKAAMPDKLITFYYYGPATSRQTYNGDLAGNYINYSWNAMYGTYVAPNVPPLDKSKLSPAAIWIQNSNPQSTSASTLASLATSTKNDGYGVFMWYDLGGTNMANYLSTGSNILYNEDTQLSGQLYSWSQGQTCDPPLGLDVSNVTGTSAKLNWTSNASQTYNIDYKPANSTTWINVASNYSGGNVVINNLTMNTDYDWRIQSNCSPTLTSTYLFAPRFNSGNGCATPSGVVSGSYLGNSAQLSWDAGTASSYTLQYKTTAATSWSEVQNISTNTYSLQNLTPNTNYVWKVQAACNGGTTSTYSGEGSFNSGFAPVVSPGPRSLSFNGSTNYLNAGQFNLSGNAVTIEGWVKVNAFKTAFPNISSVLGIEVGDNNSAMLRFGDGNLANNKLQFILSFGSSQTKINTNTAFNTNTWYHVAATYDGTAMKLYVNGNLDATTPVTGNFTANGILYLARNYDNSRALNGALDEFRVWKRALTAQEIMNNSCNVAANSQGLEANWKMDEGSGAGALDATANTHFATLVNMSDTNWKTEVPCNASLSVRDLESVKENNTVYPNPVKRGSDIHFTGTDSSGEVSFYDISGKLLKKQEINQNNNTVNTQDLTSGTYIYKITSSKNKVVSSGKIIVK
- a CDS encoding ROK family protein, encoding MMQNILGIDIGGSHITLAQVDAEKREIITSTYVREHVNSFDNKETIFSAWTSAIEKAADDLVKEDLLIGIAMPGPFDYENGISLMQQGKFIDIYQVNIKEELANRLSISSKQIHFVNDAAAFMEGEVFGGCVQGFKRVFGVTLGTGLGTTFYNGEFATDEDLWDSPFKDSIGEDYLATRWFVNRYEKLTGEKISGTKDLLDKPLEIQQKMFDEYADSFSDFIVKYVDHYKPEVLVIGGNIAKAYPHFEQRFIQNLIKNNINLQVKISAIFEDAAILGAASYALKKLI
- a CDS encoding endo-beta-N-acetylglucosaminidase H; protein product: MKKKSILTALMAMALQSGAFLHAQQLNPKGICYVEVNNNNLLNAGAYKLQTSNSYLFNVVNIFAANINYDTSRGRAYLYSNNNVTKVLTNADTYIKPLQQKGMKVVLTILGNHQGAGICNFPTREAAKDFALQLANTVNTYGLDGIDFDDEYSDYGNNGTGQPNDSSFVMLVQELRALLPDKIISFYYYGDAASRLSWNGARVGDNINYSWNAMYGTFSAPNVPPLTKAQISPAAVWLGNTSNSTTTSLATQTKNGGYGLYLWYDLKGTNQTSQLSAGTQTLYGEPTVLSGTLQSWTQGTNCDAPIGLYTSNLTGTSAKLNWSTVGTNTYDIDYKPASSTTWTSAATAVNSSSITVSGLAANTEYDWRIRTNCSVKSTYMFAPRFNSGSGTTAPTGSYALSLDGSTESGAAGNMNLNGSTLSFEGWIKPSSFKSASPYISSIMGTEVSDSNSAFLRLGDASLANNKLQFVISVNNVQQKLASATALNANTWYHVAATYDGSTMKLYINGALDASKAQTGNVSSNGAFNVGYLYNTSRNFNGKIDEVRVWKRALSQTEISQNMCNVSVPASSLAAYWKFNEGSGSTVQDSSGNGVTLSLTGVDASNWATDLPCTTGTSKLSSNTIVQRGIGSGEIKSRNQIKLYPNPVSKASSFTVSVPDEYNKGKLTIYDFNGRVVGTKSLNAGDNHYESSGLSTGNYILQFESQNGGKKQTEKLIVK